One genomic region from Methanomassiliicoccales archaeon encodes:
- a CDS encoding pyridoxal phosphate-dependent aminotransferase: protein MNLRVSDRSKLIVQSEIRNMTIECNRIKGINLAQGVCDLEVPVQVINGAAEGMRQGFNLYTRYDGLPVIREALAKKITSYNGIATDPEENVIVSAGATGAFYCTCMALLNPGDEVIVIEPYYGYHVNTLLAVGAVPVFARLDPPDWRFSTDLLEPLVTDRTKGVIINTPGNPSGKVFTREEIDQLADFAVEKDIFIFTDEIYEYFVYDGKKHVSPGSLPKIADRTITISGYSKTFSITGWRIGYCVAQEEWARMIGYVNDLVYVCAPSPLQVGVAKGIADLPPSYYEGVCRSYQEKRKQICDTLHDAGLEPHVPEGAYYVLADVSGVPGGDSKDRAMYILNRTGIASVPGRAFYHDNAGENMVRFCFAKKDDVLDRACGDLCKLK, encoded by the coding sequence ATGAACCTGAGAGTCAGCGACCGTTCCAAGCTAATTGTCCAGTCGGAGATCAGGAACATGACCATAGAATGCAATAGGATCAAAGGCATCAACCTGGCTCAGGGGGTCTGCGATCTGGAGGTTCCTGTCCAGGTCATCAACGGAGCGGCGGAGGGGATGAGGCAGGGGTTCAACCTCTACACCCGATACGACGGCCTGCCGGTCATCCGTGAGGCGCTTGCTAAAAAGATCACTAGCTACAACGGTATCGCAACCGACCCGGAGGAGAACGTAATCGTCTCTGCCGGGGCGACCGGTGCCTTCTACTGCACCTGCATGGCGCTCCTGAACCCCGGTGACGAGGTGATCGTCATCGAGCCATACTATGGATACCATGTAAATACCCTGCTGGCTGTCGGGGCGGTCCCGGTCTTTGCCCGTCTAGACCCGCCGGATTGGCGCTTCAGCACGGACCTGCTCGAGCCGCTGGTGACCGACCGCACGAAGGGCGTGATCATCAACACCCCCGGCAACCCCTCCGGAAAGGTGTTCACAAGGGAAGAGATCGACCAGCTGGCCGATTTCGCGGTGGAGAAGGACATCTTCATTTTCACGGACGAGATCTATGAGTATTTTGTATATGACGGAAAGAAGCACGTTTCCCCGGGTTCCCTTCCGAAGATCGCCGACCGGACGATAACCATCTCGGGATACTCAAAAACGTTCAGCATCACGGGATGGCGTATCGGATATTGCGTGGCTCAAGAGGAATGGGCCAGAATGATCGGATATGTCAACGATCTGGTATATGTCTGCGCCCCGTCCCCGCTGCAGGTGGGGGTGGCAAAGGGGATAGCGGACCTGCCCCCATCTTACTATGAGGGCGTTTGCCGCTCATACCAGGAGAAAAGGAAGCAGATCTGCGATACCCTGCATGATGCCGGCCTGGAACCTCATGTCCCGGAAGGTGCCTACTACGTGCTGGCGGATGTCAGCGGCGTGCCAGGCGGGGATAGCAAGGATCGGGCGATGTATATTCTGAACAGGACCGGGATCGCGAGCGTGCCAGGGAGGGCATTCTACCATGACAATGCCGGAGAGAACATGGTCCGTTTCTGCTTTGCCAAGAAGGATGATGTTCTTGACCGGGCCTGCGGGGACCTGTGCAAGCTGAAGTAG
- the thiE gene encoding thiamine phosphate synthase, protein MNLGLYVITDEGVSHGLSHVEIARKVAEGGADVIQLRDKARTEKDLMSIALQIGEITRSSGISFIINDRLDLALACGADGVHLGQEDLPLPFARRISPKGFMIGMSVKSVQEALIAESEGADYLALSPIFDTPTKHDAGPGKGLERFREIKSAISIPVIAIGGISKTNVHQVMEAGADGVAVISAVVGQKDISRATAEMRSLIYDHKK, encoded by the coding sequence ATGAACTTGGGTCTTTATGTCATTACCGACGAGGGTGTGTCCCACGGCCTCAGCCATGTCGAGATAGCGAGAAAGGTCGCAGAGGGAGGGGCGGATGTCATCCAGCTGAGGGACAAGGCCCGCACCGAGAAGGACCTGATGTCGATCGCGCTGCAGATAGGCGAGATAACCCGATCTTCCGGCATCTCCTTCATCATCAACGACCGCCTGGACCTCGCCTTGGCCTGTGGGGCGGACGGCGTTCATCTGGGACAGGAGGACCTGCCATTGCCATTTGCCAGAAGGATATCGCCCAAAGGATTCATGATCGGGATGTCGGTGAAGAGCGTACAAGAGGCGCTGATAGCGGAATCTGAAGGGGCGGACTACCTCGCTCTCAGCCCCATCTTCGACACCCCTACCAAGCACGATGCAGGTCCCGGAAAAGGTCTGGAAAGGTTCAGGGAGATCAAGTCGGCGATCTCGATACCGGTGATCGCGATAGGCGGGATCAGCAAGACCAACGTCCATCAGGTCATGGAGGCGGGAGCGGACGGCGTGGCCGTTATCTCAGCAGTGGTAGGCCAGAAGGACATCTCCAGGGCGACCGCCGAGATGCGCTCGCTGATCTATGATCATAAGAAATGA
- the thiM gene encoding hydroxyethylthiazole kinase, with product MDNQQLSEAFVSLRNKRPLVHHITNYVTVNDCANITLCIGGAPVMADAPQEVEEMVSMAGSLVLNIGTLNNNQVKSMLMAGKTANDRGIPIVLDPVGAGATRYRTEAVRMLMDRLNITIIKGNAGEIGVLAGTGGTVRGVDSEGLNGDPQVIARELARSSGSIVIISGKTDIVSNGESTYMIDNGHELMGKISGTGCMATSIVAAFAAVSQDLTLGSVAALAAFGIAGENAALRSSAPSSFKVALLDETASLTPEAITLRSRVRSD from the coding sequence ATGGATAACCAGCAGCTTTCCGAGGCATTCGTTTCGTTGAGGAACAAGCGTCCCCTAGTTCACCATATCACCAACTATGTCACTGTAAACGATTGTGCCAACATCACGCTCTGCATAGGAGGCGCCCCGGTCATGGCCGATGCCCCGCAGGAGGTCGAAGAGATGGTCTCGATGGCCGGTTCGCTGGTTCTCAACATCGGCACTCTCAACAACAACCAGGTGAAGTCGATGCTGATGGCCGGAAAGACGGCCAACGATCGCGGGATACCGATCGTGCTCGATCCGGTCGGGGCCGGGGCCACCAGGTACAGGACGGAGGCGGTGCGGATGCTGATGGACCGGTTGAACATCACCATCATAAAAGGCAACGCCGGGGAGATAGGCGTGCTGGCCGGGACCGGCGGCACCGTCCGCGGTGTCGATTCCGAAGGTCTCAACGGTGACCCGCAGGTTATAGCGAGGGAGCTGGCAAGGTCTTCCGGCAGCATCGTCATAATAAGCGGCAAGACCGACATAGTGAGCAACGGAGAATCCACCTATATGATCGATAACGGCCATGAGCTCATGGGAAAGATATCCGGGACCGGATGCATGGCCACCTCCATCGTCGCCGCCTTTGCCGCGGTTTCGCAGGACCTTACGCTGGGCTCGGTGGCGGCGCTTGCCGCATTCGGCATCGCCGGCGAGAACGCGGCCCTGAGGTCCTCAGCCCCGTCCTCGTTCAAGGTGGCGCTGCTCGACGAGACCGCGTCGTTGACCCCTGAAGCCATCACCCTAAGGTCGAGAGTGAGGTCCGATTAG